The genomic segment CTTTCTTGCCTTGGCCGAGACCCGGGATATTGAATCAATGGCGACCGCTGTTGTCCTGTACACGCGGGACAGGAAACACTCCGATTGGGTCTTTCGGGACTGCGAAGAAGATGTTGTCCGTGTTGTTATGGTATTGCCAGAAGAGATGCGGAAAGAGAAACTGATAACGCTGCTTGGCCCTTCCCCGGACGGTGCAGATGGACATCGTTGACTGATGCAAAGAGCCTGGCGGCCGCGTGTGGAGACAGCTGCTTCAGGGTTTGCACCCATCCCGCCTCCGCCTCCTTCAGCAGGGTCTCGAAGATCACGTGAAAGGTGTTGTGGACCGAGTCGGTGGTGATGAAATGGGGGGTGTCCATGTCTGCGTAGGGGCCCGACATGCGGTGGTAGAACCGGGGCACCACCGCGAAGCCGTTGCGCTTGAGAAGCTCCCGGCCCGAGTCGGACCCCTCGAAACGCTCGACGAACCGCACCGCCCCGAGGTCGGCCACGACATCCTCCGCCGCGGCTCGCCCCGTGAGACCCGCGCCCAGCAGCAGCACCCCCGCCACCCCCCGCAGCACACGCGCGCAAAACCCCCGATCTGTTGCCATGACCGTCCCTCCGTTTGGCAGGCCGCATGCGGCCAGCACCGGGGGTATTATGTGAGAAACCACTCAGAAAGACAAGGCGCGCGGACCGGGGGCGTTCCCGTAAGAGGCCGCCGCGTTGGCTGGAGTCCTGGCGG from the Candidatus Hydrogenedentota bacterium genome contains:
- a CDS encoding DUF3160 domain-containing protein codes for the protein MATDRGFCARVLRGVAGVLLLGAGLTGRAAAEDVVADLGAVRFVERFEGSDSGRELLKRNGFAVVPRFYHRMSGPYADMDTPHFITTDSVHNTFHVIFETLLKEAEAGWVQTLKQLSPHAAARLFASVNDVHLHRPGKGQAALSVSLSASLLAIP